The following are encoded together in the Bos mutus isolate GX-2022 chromosome 3, NWIPB_WYAK_1.1, whole genome shotgun sequence genome:
- the DMRTA2 gene encoding LOW QUALITY PROTEIN: doublesex- and mab-3-related transcription factor A2 (The sequence of the model RefSeq protein was modified relative to this genomic sequence to represent the inferred CDS: inserted 1 base in 1 codon): MRSSPQVSPLFPRSYTPGPAMELRSELPSVPGAATAAATATGPPVASVASVAAAAAAAASLPVSVAGGLLRAPPLLLRAAEKYPRTPKCARCRNHGVVSALKGHKRYCRWKDCLCAKCTLIAERQRVMAAQVALRRQQAQEENEARELQLLYGTAEGLALAAANGIIPPRPAYEVFGSVCAADGGGPGAGAPAGTGGGAAGAGSSEAKLQKFDLFPKTLLQAGRPGSPQPQPGKPLSPDGADSGPGTSSPEVRPGSGSENGDGESFSGSPLARASKEAGGSCPGSAGPGGGGEEDSPGSASPLGSESGSEADKEEAEASPAPGLGGGPGPRQRTPLDILTRVFPGHRRGVLELVLQGCGGDVVQAIEQVLNHHRGGLAAGLGPTVXPDKAAVGAVGAADDAWPGRVDAAAAGGPGLPTPLQAGPAAPPHHRPLLAGAMAPGALGSLSSRSAFSPLQPNASHFGADAGAYPLGAPLGLSPLRLAYSAAAAHSRGLAFMAPYSTAGLVPTLGFRPPMDYAFSDLMRDRSAAAAAVHKEPTYGGGLYGPMVNGAPEKQ, encoded by the exons ATGCGCTCCTCACCGCAagtttctcctctcttcccaCGGTCTTACACGCCAGGTCCTGCCATGGAGCTGCGCTCTGAGCTGCCCAGCGTACCCGGCGCGGCGACGGCGGCGGCGACAGCGACGGGGCCGCCCGTGGCTTCGGTGGCGTCggtggcagcggcggcggcggcggccgcttCGCTACCGGTGAGCGTGGCGGGCGGCTTACTACGGGCGCCGCCGCTGCTGTTGCGGGCTGCGGAGAAGTACCCGCGGACGCCCAAATGCGCGCGCTGCCGCAACCACGGCGTGGTGTCTGCGCTCAAGGGCCACAAGCGCTACTGCCGCTGGAAGGACTGCCTGTGCGCCAAGTGCACGCTCATCGCCGAGCGCCAGCGCGTCATGGCGGCGCAGGTGGCGCTGCGCAGGCAACAGGCGCAGGAAGAGAACGAGGCGCGCGAGTTACAGCTGCTCTACGGCACCGCCGAGGGCCTGGCGCTGGCCGCCGCCAATGGCATCATCCCGCCGCGACCGGCCTATGAGGTCTTTGGCTCTGTGTGCGCAGCCGACGGCGGGGGGCCGGGAGCAGGAGCGCCCGCGGGGACCGGGGGCGGCGCCGCGGGCGCGGGGAGCTCAG AGGCCAAGTTACAGAAGTTTGACTTGTTCCCCAAGACGCTGCTTCAGGCAGGCCGCCCAGGCAGCCCGCAACCGCAGCCGGGAAAGCCCTTATCACCCGACGGCGCGGACTCGGGTCCTGGGACATCGTCCCCAGAGGTGCGGCCAGGCTCGGGCTCGGAGAACGGCGACGGCGAGTCCTTTTCGGGGTCACCCCTGGCCCGGGCCTCCAAGGAGGCAGGTGGCAGCTGCCCAGGCAGTGCTGGCCCCGGAGGTGGCGGCGAGGAGGACAGCCCGGGATCCGCCAGCCCTTTGGGTTCAGAATCCGGTTCTGAGGCCGACAAAGAAGAGGCGGAGGCCTCGCCTGCGCCAGGGCTGGGCGGGGGCCCGGGTCCACGGCAGCGGACGCCGCTGGACATCTTGACGCGCGTCTTCCCGGGCCACAGGCGGGGCGTCCTGGAGCTGGTGTTGCAGGGCTGTGGCGGCGACGTGGTGCAGGCCATCGAGCAGGTGCTCAACCACCACCGCGGGGGCCTGGCGGCCGGCCTCGGCCCCACCG CCCCAGACAAGGCCGCAGTGGGGGCGGTAGGCGCCGCGGACGACGCGTGGCCAGGCCGCGTGGACGCCGCGGCCGCCGGGGGCCCGGGGCTCCCCACGCCGCTGCAGGCGGGCCCCGCTGCACCTCCGCACCACAGACCTTTGCTGGCCGGCGCCATGGCGCCCGGGGCTCTGGGCTCGTTGAGCAGTCGCTCGGCCTTCTCGCCACTGCAGCCCAACGCCAGTCACTTCGGCGCCGACGCCGGCGCCTACCCGCTGGGCGCGCCGCTCGGCCTCAGCCCCCTGCGCCTGGCCTactcggcggcggcggcgcacAGCCGCGGCCTGGCCTTCATGGCTCCCTACTCCACCGCTGGCCTGGTGCCCACCCTTGGCTTCCGGCCGCCCATGGACTACGCCTTCAGCGATCTCATGCGCGACCGCTcggccgccgccgctgctgtGCACAAGGAGC